A region from the Benincasa hispida cultivar B227 chromosome 8, ASM972705v1, whole genome shotgun sequence genome encodes:
- the LOC120083534 gene encoding pentatricopeptide repeat-containing protein At2g22070-like, translating into MKAKSKLRQAIDLLCSQSTATSEAYTQLVLECVRKNDINQAKRLQSHMEHHLFQPTDPFLHNQLLHLYAKFGKLRDAQNLFDKMLERDVFSWNAMLSAHAKSGSIQNLRATFDQMPFRDSVSYNTTIAGFAGNSCPKESLELFKRMQREGFEPTEYTIVSILNASTQLLDLRRGKQIHGSVIVHNFLGNVFICNALTDMYAKCGEIEQARWLFDCHTNKNLVSWNLMISGYAKNGKPEKCIGLLHEMRLSGHMPDQVTMSTIIAAYCQCGRVDAARKVFSEFKEKDIVCWTAMLVGYAKNGREEDALSLFNEMLLEHIEPDSYTLSSVVSSCAKLAFLHHGQAVHGKSILAGLNNNLLVSSALIDMYSKCGFIDDARSVFNLMPTRNVVSWNAMIVGCAQNGHDKDALELFENMLQQKFKPDNVTFIGVLSACLHCNWIEQGQGYFDSISNQHGLTPTLDHYACMVNLLGRTGRIGQAVSLIKNMAHEPDFLIWSTLLSISSTKGDVVNAEMAAKHLFELDPTSAVPYIMLSNMYASMGRWKDVASVRNLMNSKNVKKFAGYSWIEIDNEVRRFTSEDRTHPETEKIYEELNMLIGKLQEEGFTPNTNLVLHDVGEDEKFKSICFHSEKLALAFGLIKKPNGISPIRIIKNIRICNDCHEFMKFASRIIRRQIILRDSNRFHHFSTGKCSCKDNW; encoded by the coding sequence ATGAAAGCAAAATCCAAGCTGCGGCAAGCAATAGACTTGCTCTGCTCTCAGAGCACTGCCACTTCTGAGGCATACACCCAATTGGTCCTTGAATGTGTTCGTAAAAATGACATCAACCAAGCTAAGAGACTCCAGTCCCACATGGAGCACCATCTTTTCCAACCCACCGATCCCTTTCTTCACAATCAGCTACTTCATTTGTATGCAAAATTTGGCAAGCTTCGAGATGCCCAGAACTTGTTTGATAAAATGCTTGAAAGGGATGTTTTCTCTTGGAACGCTATGCTCTCTGCGCATGCTAAATCGGGTTCTATTCAAAATTTGCGGGCGACATTTGATCAAATGCCTTTTCGGGATTCAGTTTCGTACAATACGACCATTGCAGGTTTTGCTGGAAATAGTTGTCCAAAAGAGTCGCTTGAGCTTTTTAAAAGAATGCAAAGGGAAGGTTTCGAGCCTACGGAGTATACGATTGTAAGCATATTGAATGCATCTACACAGTTGTTGGACTTGAGGCGTGGGAAACAGATTCATGGGAGCGTTATTGTGCATAACTTTTTAGGGAATGTGTTTATTTGTAATGCTTTAACAGATATGTATGCCAAATGTGGTGAGATTGAACAGGCAAGGTGGTTGTTTGATTGTCATACTAACAAGAATTTGGTTTCTTGGAACTTAATGATATCTGGGTATGCAAAGAATGGAAAGCCTGAGAAGTGTATTGGTTTGTTACATGAAATGCGGTTGTCTGGACATATGCCCGATCAAGTTACCATGTCAACTATAATTGCAGCTTACTGTCAATGCGGACGTGTAGATGCAGCAAGAAAAGTGTTTAGTGAGTTTAAAGAGAAGGATATTGTTTGCTGGACAGCCATGTTGGTGGGTTATGCAAAAAATGGCAGAGAAGAGGATGCACTATCGTTGTTTAATGAAATGCTATTAGAACATATTGAACCTGACAGCTACACTTTATCAAGTGTTGTCAGTTCTTGTGCCAAATTGGCATTTCTACATCATGGTCAGGCAGTCCACGGAAAATCAATTCTTGCTGGACTTAATAATAATTTGCTCGTCTCTAGCGCACTAATTGATATGTATTCTAAATGTGGTTTCATTGATGATGCAAGGTCAGTCTTCAACCTGATGCCAACTAGGAATGTGGTTTCATGGAATGCTATGATTGTTGGTTGTGCACAAAATGGACATGATAAGGATgcccttgaactctttgaaaaTATGTTACAACAGAAATTTAAACCCGATAATGTAACTTTTATTGGGGTTTTATCTGCTTGTCTCCATTGTAATTGGATTGAGCAAGGGCAGGGGTACTTTGATTCTATAAGCAACCAACATGGACTGACACCAACTTTGGATCATTATGCATGCATGGTCAATCTCCTAGGACGTACGGGCCGGATAGGTCAAGCAGTTAGTCTAATAAAAAATATGGCCCATGAACCAGATTTCCTGATTTGGTCCACACTTCTATCCATTAGCTCAACAAAGGGTGATGTTGTAAATGCAGAAATGGCAGCTAAGCATCTCTTTGAATTGGATCCTACGAGTGCTGTACCATATATTATGCTCTCAAATATGTATGCCTCTATGGGTAGATGGAAGGATGTAGCATCAGTTAGGAATCTCATGAATAGCAAGAATGTGAAGAAGTTTGCTGGGTACAGTTGGATTGAAATTGATAATGAGGTGCGCAGATTTACATCAGAAGATCGGACTCATCCAGAAACAGAAAAAATATATGAGGAATTGAACATGTTGATAGGGAAACTTCAAGAAGAAGGATTTACCCCAAATACAAATCTGGTTTTGCATGATGTTGGAGAGGACGAAAAGTTCAAATCCATATGTTTCCACAGCGAGAAACTTGCTCTTGCCTTTGGTTTGATTAAGAAACCTAATGGAATTAGTCCAATAAGGATCATAAAGAATATCAGAATTTGCAACGATTGCCATGAATTTATGAAGTTTGCATCTAGGATTATTAGAAGGCAAATAATATTGAGAGATTCAAATAGGTTTCATCATTTTTCAACTGGGAAGTGCTCCTGCAAGGACAACTGGTAA